In Gemmatimonadaceae bacterium, one DNA window encodes the following:
- a CDS encoding RNA polymerase subunit sigma-70 produces the protein MHALAERYLRVERPDHTLQPTALVHETYIRLSNQRHVNWMDRDQFFGISAHMMRRILVNHAEARNAAKRGGQVTRVTLDESISWSGGRDLDLIELDEALTRLAAFDPRQARVVELRFFAGLDINETAGVIGISAATVKREWSVAKAWLRRELTRE, from the coding sequence CTGCATGCGCTCGCTGAGCGCTACCTGCGAGTCGAGCGTCCCGATCACACCCTGCAGCCGACGGCTCTCGTCCACGAGACCTACATTCGCCTGAGTAACCAACGGCATGTTAACTGGATGGACCGCGACCAGTTCTTCGGGATTTCTGCACACATGATGCGTCGGATCCTCGTGAACCACGCCGAAGCGCGAAACGCCGCCAAGCGCGGTGGTCAGGTAACCCGAGTCACACTCGACGAATCGATCTCGTGGTCTGGCGGACGAGACCTCGACCTCATCGAGCTGGACGAAGCACTCACGCGACTGGCCGCGTTCGATCCGCGACAGGCGCGCGTAGTTGAACTGCGTTTCTTCGCCGGGCTTGATATCAACGAGACGGCCGGCGTGATTGGCATCTCGGCAGCTACCGTCAAGCGCGAATGGAGCGTAGCAAAGGCATGGCTCCGACGAGAGCTGACGCGCGAATAG